The Polyangiaceae bacterium genome includes a region encoding these proteins:
- a CDS encoding ATP-binding cassette domain-containing protein, whose protein sequence is MTANDPPALSADELSVVLGGVEILRGVSLEVAAGEIVGVLGPSGAGKSTLFRALAGEVPLRAGRVQLGEHDVSRAPLWKRARLGLGYVPQTPSVLFDLDVAGNFRTFARAAGAPATAPEQRAAEVDLSARLGVAARDLSGGERRRLEIGRALTAEPRVLLCDEPLSGVDPSGAQRIGRILRARARDGMAVLVADHRVGEALEFCERVLLLLDGRVEVATTPAEFLEHPAVRRRYLG, encoded by the coding sequence ATGACCGCGAACGACCCGCCCGCGCTCTCTGCCGATGAGCTATCGGTGGTGCTGGGCGGCGTCGAGATCCTCCGTGGGGTGTCGCTCGAGGTGGCCGCCGGCGAGATCGTCGGCGTGCTGGGGCCGAGCGGAGCAGGCAAGAGCACGCTATTTCGTGCCTTGGCCGGCGAAGTCCCGTTGCGCGCCGGGCGGGTGCAGCTGGGAGAGCACGACGTCAGCCGCGCGCCGCTGTGGAAGCGAGCTCGGCTCGGGCTCGGCTACGTCCCGCAGACGCCGAGCGTGCTCTTCGACCTGGACGTCGCGGGGAACTTCCGGACCTTCGCCCGCGCCGCCGGGGCGCCGGCCACGGCGCCGGAGCAGCGAGCCGCCGAGGTGGATCTGAGCGCCCGCCTCGGCGTCGCGGCTCGAGACCTGTCGGGGGGGGAGCGCAGGCGGCTGGAGATCGGGCGCGCGCTGACGGCGGAGCCGCGGGTGCTCCTGTGCGACGAGCCGCTCTCGGGGGTCGATCCCAGCGGCGCGCAGCGCATCGGCCGTATCCTCCGCGCACGCGCCCGAGACGGCATGGCGGTGCTGGTGGCAGACCACCGGGTCGGTGAGGCGCTCGAGTTCTGCGAGCGCGTGCTGCTGCTGCTCGACGGGCGCGTCGAGGTGGCGACCACGCCCGCCGAATTCCTGGAACACCCTGCGGTCCGGCGGCGCTATCTGGGCTGA